The DNA region AGCACAGATATGTGAGTATTAGCGCCATGAACGACGCCCAATCCCTCCGCGGCGCGGTCCGTCGACCGTATGCCGCGCTCGGTACCGCCGTGGCAGCGGCGGCGCTCATGCTGGCCCCCTTCACCCTGCCGGCGCTGCCGGTCGCGGCCGCGGACCCGTGCCCGGACGTGGAACTCATCTTCGCGCGCGGTACCAGCGAGGCCCCCGGAATCGGGCGAGTGGGCAATGCGTTGGCCAGCCAGCTGCAAGGGCAACTGAACGGGCGCAGCCTGGGCACCTATGCGGTGAACTATCCGGCCACCTACGACTTCTTCGCCGCGGCCGACGGCGCCAACGACGCCACCAACCGCATCGCGACCATGGCGGCGCAGTGCCCGTCGACGCGCATCGTGCTCGGCGGCTATTCGCAGGGCGCGGCCGTGGTCGACATGCTGGTCGGAATTCCGCCGTTGGGTAACAAGGTCGGCGATGTGGGCTCGGCGGCCC from Mycolicibacterium sp. MU0053 includes:
- a CDS encoding cutinase family protein, whose translation is MNDAQSLRGAVRRPYAALGTAVAAAALMLAPFTLPALPVAAADPCPDVELIFARGTSEAPGIGRVGNALASQLQGQLNGRSLGTYAVNYPATYDFFAAADGANDATNRIATMAAQCPSTRIVLGGYSQGAAVVDMLVGIPPLGNKVGDVGSAAPLPGSLRENVAAIAVFGNPAAKFGNPVTAGNLGARSIDMCSDGDPICSGGRNPFAHTNYESGPLPGQAAGFIARLI